The following coding sequences lie in one Glycine max cultivar Williams 82 chromosome 19, Glycine_max_v4.0, whole genome shotgun sequence genomic window:
- the LOC100797617 gene encoding GDSL esterase/lipase At1g09390 has translation MMGCGGAFSVWLPVFVSCFTAIALAGTGCDKAPVVFVFGDSNSDTGGLASGLGFPINLPNGRNFFHRSTGRLSDGRLVIDLLCQSLNASLLVPYLDALSGTSFTNGANFAVVGSSTLPKYVPFSLNIQVMQFRRFKARSLELVTTGTRNLINDEGFHGALYLIDIGQNDLADSFAKNLSYVQVIKKIPVVITEIENAVKSLYNEGARKFWVHNTGPLGCLPKVLALAQKKDLDSLGCLSSYNSAARLFNEALLHSSQKLRSELKDATLVYVDIYAIKYDLITNAAKYGFSNPLMVCCGYGGPPYNFDVRVTCGQPGYQVCDEGARYVSWDGIHQTEAANTLIASKILSMAYSTPRIPFDFFCHH, from the exons ATGATGGGTTGTGGCGGTGCATTCTCAGTGTGGCTGCCAGTGTTTGTGTCTTGTTTTACAGCAATAGCATTGGCTGGGACTGGGTGCGATAAGGCACCGGTGGTGTTCGTGTTCGGCGATTCGAACTCGGACACGGGTGGACTCGCTTCCGGTCTGGGTTTCCCTATCAATCTTCCCAATGGCCGCAATTTCTTTCACAGATCCACTGGCCGCTTGTCCGATGGACGCCTCGTCATCGACCTACTCT GCCAAAGTTTGAATGCAAGTTTGTTGGTACCATATTTGGACGCCTTGTCTGGAACCTCATTCACAAATGGAGCAAACTTTGCAGTGGTGGGGTCCTCTACTCTCCCAAAATATGTTCCTTTCTCCCTCAATATACAGGTCATGCAGTTCCGGCGTTTCAAAGCTCGTTCCCTTGAACTTGTTACCACAG GTACAAGAAATTTGATCAATGATGAAGGCTTCCACGGTGCACTCTACTTGATTGATATTGGGCAAAACGACCTTGCTGATTCATTTGCCAAAAATCTGTCATATGTGCAAGTCATCAAGAAGATCCCAGTAGTTATAACTGAAATTGAGAATGCTGTTAAG AGTTTATATAATGAAGGTGCCAGGAAATTTTGGGTTCACAATACTGGGCCGTTGGGCTGTCTTCCAAAAGTACTTGCACTGGCTCAGAAGAAGGATCTAGATTCATTGGGATGTCTTTCTAGTTATAACTCTGCAGCCAGATTGTTTAATGAAGCCCTGCTTCATTCAAGTCAGAAACTAAGATCTGAACTTAAGGATGCTACTTTAGTCTATGTTGATATTTATGCCATTAAGTATGATCTCATCACAAATGCCGCGAAATATG GTTTCTCAAATCCGTTGATGGTATGTTGCGGTTATGGAGGACCACCTTACAATTTTGATGTAAGGGTGACATGTGGTCAACCTGGTTATCAGGTTTGTGATGAAGGGGCTCGGTATGTGAGCTGGGATGGAATTCATCAAACTGAGGCTGCAAATACATTGATAGCTTCTAAGATactttccatggcttattccacACCACggattccttttgatttcttctGCCACCACTGA
- the LOC100798142 gene encoding WAT1-related protein At1g09380, producing the protein MGAGLVAFLLMVLVQLVYAVMNITSKLAIESGMSPLVLVAYRQLFATVSIAPFAYWLEWNTLPRITQRLMIQILFSSLTGVTGNQMLYFVGLKYSSATIACALTNLLPAFTFILAVLFRQENLGIKKRAGLAKVFGTILCVSGALLLSFYHGKTIGLGQSSIHWRYAEKMEGTSSSGKGNMFLGPLVVILSTLVWAAWFIIQKDISKTFPAPYTSTGLMCFMASFQCVIIAVCVDHRASAWSLHNAMRLSSALYAGIFCTGLAYCLMSWTIERKGPLYVSVFTPLQLVLTAILSWALLREKLYVGTAVGSLLIVLGLYSVLWGKSEEVNKGDGIEEDAVKEAVKDSKNDMELQSYVPSNGNNGRVIA; encoded by the exons ATGGGTGCCGGTCTAGTTGCGTTCCTCTTAATGGTTCTTGTGCAATTGGTCTATGCAGTGATGAACATTACTTCAAAGCTTGCAATAGAATCTGGAATGAGCCCTCTTGTCCTTGTTGCTTATCGACAACTCTTTGCTACTGTGTCCATTGCTCCCTTTGCTTATTGGCTCGAGtg GAATACGCTTCCCAGGATTACACAGCGTCTTATGATTCAGATATTATTTTCGTCCCTGACCGG AGTTACAGGAAATCAGATGCTTTATTTTGTGGGGCTGAAATATTCATCCGCTACAATTGCATGTGCACTGACAAATTTGCTCCCAGCTTTCACTTTCATCCTTGCAGTTCTCTTCAG ACAAGAGAATTTGGGAATCAAGAAGAGGGCTGGTCTAGCAAAGGTATTCGGGACAATATTGTGTGTGAGtggagccttgcttttgtcatTTTACCATGGAAAAACCATTGGTTTAGGCCAATCAAGTATTCACTGGAGATATGCTGAGAAAATGGAAGGAACTAGCTCTTCTGGCAAAGGAAACATGTTCCTAGGCCCTTTGGTCGTAATTCTTAGCACCCTTGTTTGGGCAGCATGGTTCATAATTCAA AAAGACATAAGCAAGACATTTCCAGCTCCTTACACGAGCACTGGCTTAATGTGTTTCATGGCAAGCTTTCAATGCGTGATCATTGCCGTGTGTGTCGACCACAGGGCCTCAGCTTGGTCACTCCACAATGCTATGAGACTTTCCTCTGCCCTTTATGCG GGAATATTTTGCACTGGATTAGCCTATTGCCTCATGTCGTGGACCATTGAGAGAAAAGGTCCTCTTTATGTCTCTGTATTTACCCCTTTGCAGCTTGTCCTCACTGCCATTTTGAGCTGGGCTTTGCTTCGGGAGAAATTATATGTTGGAAC TGCCGTAGGGTCTCTCTTGATAGTTTTGGGACTCTATTCTGTTCTCTGGGGAAAGAGTGAAGAGGTGAATAAGGGAGACGGTATTGAAGAAGATGCAGTTAAAGAAGCAGTCAAGGATTCGAAGAATGACATGGAATTGCAATCATATGTGCCATCCAATGGTAATAATGGTCGGGTTATTGCATGA